The following proteins come from a genomic window of Macrobrachium rosenbergii isolate ZJJX-2024 chromosome 37, ASM4041242v1, whole genome shotgun sequence:
- the LOC136825115 gene encoding glutamate receptor 3-like: MYASEPFLIVTLKPQRLPQYLAIIRPFTMSMWIAVSVTSLVVGLSFWFLHRGLWELSKLTTRTREQFTDPPDRSTMTYAFVYTWSLLLQQTPTQDPSDFYGRTWLSCWMVFSFLVSTVYRTALFASLLVPQMNDPIDSIPQLLKQPGWTWGMEPHYSVGWQFLTESTVPDIQKIAKALQVRAIAEEMKLVSEGKHAFFTWKNYVKNFIAAEYTDRYGNSPVHISREHYLETNGAYWGSRKGAPFVRAITKIQQRLYEGHILDVWLNQILQESTKYAKAKNSTISFIQASHRSHPLHQSHPAGNLPSVMVTRAFCHRRVTEVNQWVNFPSPWPPATGESPKSPSG, from the exons ATGTATGCTTCAGAACCCTTCCTCATCGTCACTCTCAAACCTCAGCGCCTGCCGCAGTACCTGGCCATCATTAGACCCTTCACCA TGAGTATGTGGATCGCAGTCTCCGTGACTTCCTTGGTTGTTGGTCTATCCTTCTGGTTCCTGCACAGAGGATTGTGGGAGTTGTCTAAACTGACGACACGCACGCGGGAGCAGTTCACAGATCCTCCTGACAGATCCACCATGACCTACGCCTTCGTCTATacttggagcctcctgctccagcaGACGCCAACCCAGGATCCTTCGGATTTCTACGGAAGG ACTTGGTTGTCCTGCTGGATGGTGTTCAGCTTCCTCGTCTCGACAGTTTACAGGACGGCTCTGTTTGCCAGTCTGCTGGTGCCCCAGATGAACGACCCCATCGACTCCATCCCCCAACTCCTGAAGCAGCCCGGGTGGACGTGGGGCATGGAGCCTCACTACAGCGTGGGCTGGCAGTTCCTAACGGAGAGCACCGTTCCTGATATTCAGAAGATTGCAAAGGCGTTgcag GTAAGAGCTATAGCAGAGGAGATGAAGCTAGTGAGCGAAGGGAAACATGCTTTTTTCACCTGGAAAAATTACGTGAAGAATTTTATCGCTGCAGAGTACACTGATCGCTATGGCAACAGTCCCGTGCATATCAGTCGGGAACATTACTTGGAAACCAACGGGGCTTACTGGGGTTCCCG TAAAGGCGCTCCTTTCGTCCGTGCAATTACTAAAATACAGCAACGTCTCTACGAGGGACACATTCTAGATGTCTGGCTGAACCAAATTCTTCAAGAGTCGACCAAATACGCCAAAGCCAAAAACAGCACCATTTCCTTCATTCAG GCGAGTCACCGAAGTCACCCGCTTCACCAAAGTCACCCAGCGGGTAATCTTCCCTCCGTCATGGTCACTCGTGCCTTCTGCCACAGGCGAGTCACTGAAGTCAACCAGTGGGTAAACTTCCCTTCACCATGGCCTCCTGCAACAGGCGAGTCACCGAAGTCACCCAGCGGGTAA